From one Solanum stenotomum isolate F172 chromosome 12, ASM1918654v1, whole genome shotgun sequence genomic stretch:
- the LOC125848503 gene encoding F-box/kelch-repeat protein At5g15710 yields MVEIAESSESGSGLLNSTQVKIGSLPEEDSIHWQVSSFGSSGSRNTSPLGRIGSRNTSPSRQKVVKTKPRGLDEETVTTFAKAVQPDVQMEDNIWAMLPEDLLNEILARVPPFMIFRLRSVCKRWNSILQDHSFLKFHSQVPSHGPCLLTFWKNSQTPQCSVFSLPLKQWFRIPFTFLPQWAFWLVGSSGGLVCFSGLDVLTFKTLVCNPLTQTWRTLPSMHYNQQRQLLMVVNRKDRSFKVIATSDIYGDRSLPTEVYDSKIDKWSLHQTMPAVNLCSSKMAFCDSRLYLETLSPLGLMMYRLDTGQWEHIPAKFPRSLLDGYLVAGTHKRLFLVGRIGLYSTLQSMRIWELDHTKVVWVEISRMPPRYFRALLRLSAERFECFGQDNLICFTSWNQGKGLLYDVDKKVWSWIAGCALQSYNSQVCFYEPRFDASIY; encoded by the coding sequence ATGGTTGAAATAGCGGAATCTTCGGAATCTGGGTCTGGGTTGTTGAACTCGACACAGGTAAAAATTGGGTCTTTGCCAGAAGAGGACAGTATTCACTGGCAAGTTAGCAGCTTTGGAAGTAGTGGCTCCAGGAATACAAGCCCATTAGGGCGTATTGGATCAAGAAACACAAGTCCTTCAAGGCAGAAAGTGGTTAAGACGAAACCAAGGGGATTGGATGAAGAGACTGTAACCACTTTTGCTAAAGCGGTTCAACCAGATGTTCAAATGGAAGATAATATCTGGGCCATGCTCCCAGAAGATTTGCTGAATGAAATCTTAGCTAGAGTTCCACCGTTCATGATATTTCGGCTCCGATCTGTTTGTAAAAGGTGGAATTCAATTTTGCAAGATCATAGCTTTTTGAAGTTTCACTCCCAAGTGCCCTCCCATGGACCCTGCCTTCTTACATTTTGGAAGAATTCACAGACCCCTCAGTGTTCGGTATTTAGCTTGCCACTGAAACAGTGGTTTAGAATACCATTCACTTTCTTACCACAGTGGGCATTTTGGCTAGTCGGGTCTTCAGGAGGTCTTGTTTGTTTCTCAGGATTAGATGTGTTGACATTCAAAACTTTAGTTTGTAATCCCTTGACACAGACTTGGAGGACATTGCCTAGCATGCATTATAATCAGCAGAGGCAGTTGCTTATGGTTGTTAATAGAAAGGATAGGTCGTTTAAAGTTATTGCCACCAGTGATATTTATGGTGACAGGTCTTTGCCAACGGAGGTATATGATTCAAAGATCGACAAATGGTCGCTTCACCAGACAATGCCTGCTGTAAACCTTTGTTCCTCCAAGATGGCATTTTGTGATTCAAGGCTGTATTTGGAAACTCTCTCCCCACTTGGTTTGATGATGTATCGGCTGGATACAGGGCAGTGGGAACACATCCCTGCTAAGTTTCCACGCTCATTGTTGGATGGGTACCTAGTCGCTGGAACTCACAAACGCCTATTTTTGGTTGGAAGGATAGGGCTCTATAGTACTCTTCAAAGTATGAGGATATGGGAACTAGATCACACAAAAGTCGTCTGGGTTGAGATAAGCAGGATGCCTCCAAGATATTTTCGTGCACTTTTAAGACTATCTGCTGAAAGATTTGAATGCTTTGGACAGGATAACCTAATATGTTTCACATCTTGGAACCAAGGAAAAGGCCTTCTTTATGATGTCGATAAGAAGGTGTGGTCTTGGATTGCTGGGTGTGCTCTTCAATCATATAACAGCCAAGTCTGCTTCTATGAGCCAAGATTTGATGCTTCAATATACTAA
- the LOC125847474 gene encoding uncharacterized protein LOC125847474 yields the protein MVTLGFRIASWYLICTFSGSFQGTADDVVDCSHGKQLFELSKQKYEPLWVKTGNHCDLELFPEYIIHLKKFISAIEKSTSFRNVSALCMNQIDKPRSSTDCRPRPSTDQREKSRLSTEKREPRTSTDQRDKFRASIDRKEKSSKSVDLSDKANDNTEPSEKARKSIDRFGNMMRSAVLCNIDCFKPVGANV from the exons ATGGTAACTCTTGGATTCAGAATTGCTAGCTGGTATCTGATATGTACTTTTTCTGGGAGTTTCCAGGGCACTGCAGATGATGTAGTTGATTGCTCCCATGGCAAACAACTTTTTGAGCTATCTAAGCAGAAATATGAGCCTTTGTGGGTCAAAACTGGTAACCATTGTGATTTGGAGCTCTTCCCGGAGTACATAATACATCTGAAGAAATTCATATCAGCTATTGAGAAATCAACTAGTTTTAGAAATGTATCTGCACTTTGCATGAACCAAATAGATAAACCTCGAAGCAGTACAGATTGTAGACCCCGGCCAAGCACAGATCAGAGGGAGAAATCTAGGCTAAGCACAGAGAAGAGAGAGCCCAGAACAAGCACAGATCAAAGAGATAAATTTAGAGCTAGCATAGACCGCAAGGAAAAGTCGAGCAAGAGTGTGGATCTCTCAGATAAGGCAAATGATAATACAGAACCATCAGAGAAAGCTAGAAAAAGCATTGATCG CTTTGGCAATATGATGAGATCTGCCGTATTGTGCAATATTGATTGCTTCAAGCCCGTGGGAGCAAATGTCTGA